A genomic segment from Spinacia oleracea cultivar Varoflay chromosome 3, BTI_SOV_V1, whole genome shotgun sequence encodes:
- the LOC130469926 gene encoding protein MAINTENANCE OF MERISTEMS-like, producing the protein MPRHTRRKLAESSVVRAAEEDASDDEAAAVNAPDGGMIPRRAPTFFGTGWSPSDLAFRLEFHLSQRPRAGLADGEPFRTFWSLAELQKAFTEEAMEIWLQTGLVDFWRAMGGTSRRTGIKPRLWALLERWWDTTNTFHMAWGETTITPFEFAKITGLPFSERNVTFDSELKWRSAAARDLLGPVVDLPEDDTHASVTVIVDAIRGVGVSAEQRVRLFLLALVSRVVAPSRNSRVHIRFLSVLQDLRAVSSYNWGGLAYSHLLYEMKWASRTAPESEPSMAALWSVLEVFFGVCWRY; encoded by the exons atgcctcgtcatacacggaggaagctcgccgaatcttcggtggttcgagctgctgaggaggacgcttcggaCGATGAAGCGGCTGCGGTAAATGCGCCGGATGGGGGTATGATTCCCCGGAGAGCACCCACTTTTTTTGGTACTGGCTGGAGTCCTTCCGATCTGGCATTTCGACTGGAgtttcacttgtctcagcggcctcgcgctggcttg GCCGATGGAGAGCCGTTTCGCACCTTCTGGTCCTTGGCGGAGCTTCAGAAGGCCTTTACAGAGGAGGCTATGGAaatctggttgcagacgggcctggttgacttctggcgtgccatgggaggtacttcgaggagaacggggatcaaaccccggctaTGGGCTTTgctagagcggtggtgggataccaccaacactttccatatggcatggggggagaccaccattaccccttttgagtttgccaagattacgggtcttcctttttctgagaggaatgtgacctttgattcggagctgaagtggcgctcggccgctgccagggacttgctcggccctgttgttgacttgccAGAGGACGACACCCACGCTTCCGTGACGGTGATTGTGGATGCTATCCGTGGTGTGGGTGTGTcagcggagcagagggttaggctattCCTCTTAGCTTTGGTGAGTAGGGTggtggccccgagcaggaacagtcgggtgcacattagaTTCCTGTCGGTTTTGCaggacttgagagctgtttcgagctacaactggggtggtttggcctatagccacctcttgtacgagatgaagtgggcctcccggactgcgccggagagcgagccgagcatggctgctctttggagtgtgctggaggtattctttggagtgtgctggaggtattga
- the LOC130470572 gene encoding uncharacterized protein isoform X1 has translation MAKNRGKSKFVVGSSSERENVPSGRLPKTSRVRPSERPVERRSTGWDASKDDVVGGSSVSERATSGKKAGSSGVRRSYPEFPVHWTEADPQGKYAPILHETTKIDGPLEKSVSGDWLVEAKLGHYHRRAEELYGIQHALGYWCELPDQERPRVTHPPRGFISVYTHHLENGLRFPLDPFISELLVSYNISLAQLTPKSMRHIIGFRWVCDFINFPCSVAVFRDLHDLSFNHASKGDGYGWWTIINKRSRRKGEPNYITAYPYLSSDHNWKTEWLFVRVPTDPKHPHFYRPPKWFVTPDPDMRSVAAPDRNHHHYVDLLQWFLAREDNYKLPSNWLPNLNYILREDILAVAGLSRIFDREYGFSCVDPVVLGISLDLKTIHDSAPDYKFGKENPRNPRLKDYVLSPSGVARISEVRADPWDSASSPEAVPVKVVLPDLRTTSDPGPGTDAVPRAVPSVSSPARIDISLSRNRDQRKRKSSTLLRPSAHPKKAKADQSSEKEVVSEVMPPPKNLLHFMPLPGQKLKSVVVVEPPPVDQPLAEEDTIPSPLKPSAALGIEIQDITKVMEAIEADLVPGSDVPIVAEQKEEAADVSLEREKSPDKEMVDLTEAHVEVPEAEKEEPEQGLTRKRRHSTLGSTSTSALDRLIHADPCSDVPLKRIPEEVREAMARYARAPVLGENPMAHVGSLVGPEAARENLLRANPQWRVPGAEERNPAMMAQYYLNEAVFWSSFASECSSVEERQLRRYQEAYARDIPVLDQKAGQLMAEMVDLKQLYLQYSREAREAAEQIGAEVGRLTFQVEEDAEKIASFDRERREMAAKFASELEEKDSLLKEMTSKFEAAIKQSQEAEARLQQFIKHREIVQNQADKVPVLQLKIREKDAAIRKLEQERVDLYTADQCREQYWNGILGARRMFAKHMPHFPWNEKVPLWMRAQDHLVECQADRDEAEAERQAALAEARAQKAASEGDTTAGGSSKDAPLGDAPETPKS, from the exons atggcaaagaataggggcaagagcaagttcgtcgttggctcctctagtgagagggagaacgtgccttcgggaaggttgccgaaaacttcgagggttcggccttcggagaggccagtggagaggcgttcgactggttgggatgcttcgaaagatgatgttgttggcgggtctagcgtgtctgaacgcgcaacttctggtaaAAAGGCTGGCTCTTCGGGTGTGCGCCGCTcctaccctgagtttccagttcattggactgaagctgatccgcagggtaagtatgccccgattctgcatgagaccactaagatcgatggtcccttggaaaaatcggtcagtggtgactggttggtggaggcgaagctggggcattaccatcggagggccgaagagttatacggaatccagcacgccttggggtactggtgcgagcttcccgaccaggagcgtcctcgggtgactcatccgccgagggggttcatctctgtgtatactcatcatttggagaacggcctccgctttcctttggatcccttcatatccgagctcctggtgtcgtataacatcagtttggcccagcttacccccaaatctatgaggcacatcatcggatttagatgggtgtgcgattttattaactttccatgctctgttgccgtgtttcgggatctgcacgatctgtctttcaaccatgcttccaagggggatgggtatggttggtggaccattatcaacaaaagatcccgaagaaagggggagccgaactatattacggcctacccttacctcagctctgatcataactggaagacggagtggttgttcgttcgtgtgccgacagatccgaagcatccacatttttaccgccctccgaagtggtttgtgactcctgatcctgatatgcgaagcgtggctgctccggatcggaaccatcaccactacgtggatctcctccagtggtttttggctcgggaggacaactacaaattgccgtccaactggctcccgaacctcaactatattttgcgggaggacattcttgctgttgccggtctcagcaggatttttgacaggg agtacggcttcagctgcgttgatcctgtggtcttgggtatttctttggatctgaagaccattcacgactcggcccctgattataagttcgggaaggagaatcctcgtaatcctcgcttgaaggattacgtgctgtctccgtcgggtgtcgctcggatatctgaagttcgagctgatccgtgggattctgcctcttctcccgaagctgttccagtgaaagtcgtgctccctgatttgaggacaacctcggatccg ggtcctgggactgacgctgtgccgcgtgccgttccttcggtttcatctccggctcggatagatatctctttatctaggaaccgg gatcagcgcaaaaggaagagcagcactcttttgaggccttctgcgcatccgaagaaggcgAAAGCTGATCAGtcttcggagaag gaagtggtttcggaagtcatgcctcctcccaaaaacctccttcacttcatgcccttgcccgggcagaagttgaagagtgtggtggttgtggAACCGCCTCCCGTGGACCAACCGctggctgaggaagataccatcccttctccgctgaagccgtctgctgctttagggatcgagatccaggatataaccaaggtgatggaggcaattgaagccgaccttgttcctggctcggatgtccctattgtggccgagcagaaggaagaagctgctgacgtttctctcgaaagggagaaaagtccggataaggagatggtggatctcaccgaagctcacgtagaggttcccgaagctgagaaggaggaacccgagcagggtctgacgaggaagaggcgtcATTCGACCTTGGGCTCcacttcgacctcggccctggatagactgatccacgctgacccttgctcggatgttccgctgaaacggatccccgaggaggtaagggaagcgatggctcgctatgccagagctccggttttgggggagaaccccatggctcacgtgggatctttggtgggtcccgaagctgcacgggagaatcttcttcgggccaacccgcagtggagggttcctggagctgaggagaggaacccagctatgatggcccaatattatctgaatgag gctgttttctggtcctcgttcgcttccgagtgtagctcggttgaggaaaGGCAGCTGAGGAggtatcaggaggcttatgctcgtgatatccctgtcttggaccagaaggctgggcagctcatggccgagatggtggacctcaagcaactgtaccttcagtacagtcgtgaggctagggaAGCGGCGGAacagatcggggccgaagttgggaGGCTCACTTTCCAagttgaagaggatgctgaaaagatagcttcctttgacagggagaggagagaaatggctgccaagtttgcgagcgaacttgaagaaaaagacagtcttctcaaggagatgacgtctaaatttgaggcggccattaagcagagccaggaagcggaggcgaggcttcagcagtttATCAAGCACCGGGAGATTGTTCAgaatcaagctgacaaggtgcccgttctccagctgaagatccgagagaaagatgctgccattcggaagttggagcaagagagagttgacctctacactgctgatcagtgtagagagcaatactggaatggcatcctgggtgctcggcggatgttcgcgaagcacatgcctcatttcccttggaatgagaaggttccgctctggatgagggcccaggatcacttggtggagtgccaggccgatcgagacgaagctgaagctgaacgccaagctgctcttgcagaggctcgggcccagaaggcggcttccgaaggtgatactactgctgggggttcttcgaaggatgctcctctgggggatgctcctgagactcccaagagctag
- the LOC130470572 gene encoding uncharacterized protein isoform X2 — MAKNRGKSKFVVGSSSERENVPSGRLPKTSRVRPSERPVERRSTGWDASKDDVVGGSSVSERATSGKKAGSSGVRRSYPEFPVHWTEADPQGKYAPILHETTKIDGPLEKSVSGDWLVEAKLGHYHRRAEELYGIQHALGYWCELPDQERPRVTHPPRGFISVYTHHLENGLRFPLDPFISELLVSYNISLAQLTPKSMRHIIGFRWVCDFINFPCSVAVFRDLHDLSFNHASKGDGYGWWTIINKRSRRKGEPNYITAYPYLSSDHNWKTEWLFVRVPTDPKHPHFYRPPKWFVTPDPDMRSVAAPDRNHHHYVDLLQWFLAREDNYKLPSNWLPNLNYILREDILAVAGLSRIFDREYGFSCVDPVVLGISLDLKTIHDSAPDYKFGKENPRNPRLKDYVLSPSGVARISEVRADPWDSASSPEAVPVKVVLPDLRTTSDPDQRKRKSSTLLRPSAHPKKAKADQSSEKEVVSEVMPPPKNLLHFMPLPGQKLKSVVVVEPPPVDQPLAEEDTIPSPLKPSAALGIEIQDITKVMEAIEADLVPGSDVPIVAEQKEEAADVSLEREKSPDKEMVDLTEAHVEVPEAEKEEPEQGLTRKRRHSTLGSTSTSALDRLIHADPCSDVPLKRIPEEVREAMARYARAPVLGENPMAHVGSLVGPEAARENLLRANPQWRVPGAEERNPAMMAQYYLNEAVFWSSFASECSSVEERQLRRYQEAYARDIPVLDQKAGQLMAEMVDLKQLYLQYSREAREAAEQIGAEVGRLTFQVEEDAEKIASFDRERREMAAKFASELEEKDSLLKEMTSKFEAAIKQSQEAEARLQQFIKHREIVQNQADKVPVLQLKIREKDAAIRKLEQERVDLYTADQCREQYWNGILGARRMFAKHMPHFPWNEKVPLWMRAQDHLVECQADRDEAEAERQAALAEARAQKAASEGDTTAGGSSKDAPLGDAPETPKS; from the exons atggcaaagaataggggcaagagcaagttcgtcgttggctcctctagtgagagggagaacgtgccttcgggaaggttgccgaaaacttcgagggttcggccttcggagaggccagtggagaggcgttcgactggttgggatgcttcgaaagatgatgttgttggcgggtctagcgtgtctgaacgcgcaacttctggtaaAAAGGCTGGCTCTTCGGGTGTGCGCCGCTcctaccctgagtttccagttcattggactgaagctgatccgcagggtaagtatgccccgattctgcatgagaccactaagatcgatggtcccttggaaaaatcggtcagtggtgactggttggtggaggcgaagctggggcattaccatcggagggccgaagagttatacggaatccagcacgccttggggtactggtgcgagcttcccgaccaggagcgtcctcgggtgactcatccgccgagggggttcatctctgtgtatactcatcatttggagaacggcctccgctttcctttggatcccttcatatccgagctcctggtgtcgtataacatcagtttggcccagcttacccccaaatctatgaggcacatcatcggatttagatgggtgtgcgattttattaactttccatgctctgttgccgtgtttcgggatctgcacgatctgtctttcaaccatgcttccaagggggatgggtatggttggtggaccattatcaacaaaagatcccgaagaaagggggagccgaactatattacggcctacccttacctcagctctgatcataactggaagacggagtggttgttcgttcgtgtgccgacagatccgaagcatccacatttttaccgccctccgaagtggtttgtgactcctgatcctgatatgcgaagcgtggctgctccggatcggaaccatcaccactacgtggatctcctccagtggtttttggctcgggaggacaactacaaattgccgtccaactggctcccgaacctcaactatattttgcgggaggacattcttgctgttgccggtctcagcaggatttttgacaggg agtacggcttcagctgcgttgatcctgtggtcttgggtatttctttggatctgaagaccattcacgactcggcccctgattataagttcgggaaggagaatcctcgtaatcctcgcttgaaggattacgtgctgtctccgtcgggtgtcgctcggatatctgaagttcgagctgatccgtgggattctgcctcttctcccgaagctgttccagtgaaagtcgtgctccctgatttgaggacaacctcggatccg gatcagcgcaaaaggaagagcagcactcttttgaggccttctgcgcatccgaagaaggcgAAAGCTGATCAGtcttcggagaag gaagtggtttcggaagtcatgcctcctcccaaaaacctccttcacttcatgcccttgcccgggcagaagttgaagagtgtggtggttgtggAACCGCCTCCCGTGGACCAACCGctggctgaggaagataccatcccttctccgctgaagccgtctgctgctttagggatcgagatccaggatataaccaaggtgatggaggcaattgaagccgaccttgttcctggctcggatgtccctattgtggccgagcagaaggaagaagctgctgacgtttctctcgaaagggagaaaagtccggataaggagatggtggatctcaccgaagctcacgtagaggttcccgaagctgagaaggaggaacccgagcagggtctgacgaggaagaggcgtcATTCGACCTTGGGCTCcacttcgacctcggccctggatagactgatccacgctgacccttgctcggatgttccgctgaaacggatccccgaggaggtaagggaagcgatggctcgctatgccagagctccggttttgggggagaaccccatggctcacgtgggatctttggtgggtcccgaagctgcacgggagaatcttcttcgggccaacccgcagtggagggttcctggagctgaggagaggaacccagctatgatggcccaatattatctgaatgag gctgttttctggtcctcgttcgcttccgagtgtagctcggttgaggaaaGGCAGCTGAGGAggtatcaggaggcttatgctcgtgatatccctgtcttggaccagaaggctgggcagctcatggccgagatggtggacctcaagcaactgtaccttcagtacagtcgtgaggctagggaAGCGGCGGAacagatcggggccgaagttgggaGGCTCACTTTCCAagttgaagaggatgctgaaaagatagcttcctttgacagggagaggagagaaatggctgccaagtttgcgagcgaacttgaagaaaaagacagtcttctcaaggagatgacgtctaaatttgaggcggccattaagcagagccaggaagcggaggcgaggcttcagcagtttATCAAGCACCGGGAGATTGTTCAgaatcaagctgacaaggtgcccgttctccagctgaagatccgagagaaagatgctgccattcggaagttggagcaagagagagttgacctctacactgctgatcagtgtagagagcaatactggaatggcatcctgggtgctcggcggatgttcgcgaagcacatgcctcatttcccttggaatgagaaggttccgctctggatgagggcccaggatcacttggtggagtgccaggccgatcgagacgaagctgaagctgaacgccaagctgctcttgcagaggctcgggcccagaaggcggcttccgaaggtgatactactgctgggggttcttcgaaggatgctcctctgggggatgctcctgagactcccaagagctag